Below is a window of Nitrospira sp. DNA.
GAATGGGTGCGGATTGAATTTAGGAACCGAAGACCCCTTGATGTAATAGGGACGCCGCATATATTGGTTCCGAACTATTCCCGACGATTCCCATTCCATGTGATTATTGACAAAATCATTACTGCAAAACTGAAGTATGAAGATATCCGGTCTAATCAAGTGTGAAACTTCATCTGCCAAAATAAGTTGCTGAAAAGTACCATACCCGCTACCGCCGGTAGCCGCTACGAAGACCTCTTTCTTCAGTTGCCGAGAAAGCTCTGTAGCCATGACCGCGTACCACATTTCAGAGTCCCCTGCGAATGGGTCGGTGGTAAATGAATCTCCAATGACGAGTATATTGGTGGCTTCCTTGGACTTCTCTCCAAAGGTTCGAAAGCCGTCCGAGTCTGTTCCAAACTTTGCCGTGTATGAACCTCCGGATGTATCTTGGTGAGTATAGGTATGGTGAATATTTTTCTTCAATCGCCAACCAAGCTGATTGTCAAGCGCATAGGGCGAAGGATTGGCGAATAACTGCCCATAGAGCTCGGCACACAATAGTACTAGGCCGCAGACAACGATGGTCCACAAGAAGACTCTCATTGACCCTGAATCCTGCATGAGCAAAGTGATGGAACGTTGTTGTTCGGCCAATTGGAGGC
It encodes the following:
- a CDS encoding SGNH/GDSL hydrolase family protein, whose protein sequence is MAEQQRSITLLMQDSGSMRVFLWTIVVCGLVLLCAELYGQLFANPSPYALDNQLGWRLKKNIHHTYTHQDTSGGSYTAKFGTDSDGFRTFGEKSKEATNILVIGDSFTTDPFAGDSEMWYAVMATELSRQLKKEVFVAATGGSGYGTFQQLILADEVSHLIRPDIFILQFCSNDFVNNHMEWESSGIVRNQYMRRPYYIKGSSVPKFNPHPFAWFYRSSIFGYSRVLGRLDTAIQGIEYKIYEGYGASLPTKVLALYEQESIEITKELLSLIRKVFVGIPSFITNCNSTTEGPNKLWVELGKEAGFIPISAPSDAVLSESQLGKVVSVDGWHWNPLGNAVYGRELANRLATTICDKPQAVPFESSMRVHN